DNA from Triplophysa dalaica isolate WHDGS20190420 chromosome 9, ASM1584641v1, whole genome shotgun sequence:
AAACACTATGGTgccacttaaagggatatttcatccaaaaatgaaaagtctgtcatcatttacacacccttaGATtggttcaaacctgtatacatttatttgttcaactgaacacagagaaagatatttgtaggAATGTTGGCATTATTTTCAGTCCTGGACAACATCCACTTCCATGgtaggaaaataaaatattgtataattttgttcagttaaacacataattcgatattttgaagagtttaggaaaacaaacagcacctttgactaccatttaattcttcctactatcgTAGTCAATGAtggaactgaaaattactaacattcttccaaatatctaatTCATGCTGGTATGAAATTACactgagtaaatgaggacagaattttcatttttggattaaatatccctttaagtggcACCATAGTGTTTTTGGATATGTACCAAAATAATACTGTAGATAACTAATTTCTTGTCTTTAGTATTTGAAAGTTTCATCTTGAAACTAAGGGTACCAAAACAAGCGAAATCGTATTAACTTAGTTTTCACTTTGTCAGTTGTTATAACCCTCCTCAGCTATTTGAAATTATGCATAACCACAAAGGTTCTAGTTAGGTTCAAAGTCTGTTTTAATCCTGACTCTTGGAAGGGATGGGCAATGAGTTACACCGAGGAGGAGGGACGATTGGTATTAATATGTGACAGATACAGGCTTCTGTCTTGGTTTCAGGCTCTGATTAAACGAAGGACTGGAATGTTGCAGGGTTCTTTAGAAAACCTCAATGTGACTTTCCCTAAGGCAAGGTGTAAGTGCTCCTAAAGTCACAGTGGATTTTCTGGATACAATCATGTGATCTAGAGCAGGaccaatagaagtgaataattgATCATCCACCTTTTGATCATCTATTATTGTAATGCATGGCTGGAATTAGAAATAACTTCTGGAAGACCTTTTGAAAAATAATCTCTAGctgaaatgcaacataatatcCTTTTTTACTGGTTCTAATACTTTtctcaattaaacaaaaaagatcAACAGAAGACAACTAAAAAGGAAGTAGCGAAGGATCACTCAAGCCATCATTCATcaccattttattaaagatgaacCAACTCATTATGGACGCAAGAAGGTCAAATGACGTGTTAtgacattacaaacattaaatCTTAGTCCACCATCTTGACATTGGAATATGCCCTGCTATAAATCTTAGGACACATTAATTCTGCAGCATATGAGTAAATCTTTAACTGTACACCAGCAGACCAATAGACATTATTTTGTAAACCATgctgaaatgtttctttaaacagGAAGGAAAACGATTTTACATTATAAGCAGGAACAAAAAAGTATTATGTCAGCTAGTttgccatttagaaataacgttaGCCGTTTTTGCATGATAAAGTACCAAAGGTTTATAAGAGCCAGAATGAAGGACAAGAAGATACGTGTTTAATTTACCCCACATGAGATCTTAACATCCTTTTGACATACTGTTTTGAATAAGAGCGACTACCttgcatattacattttctttcttttaattaaatgcATATAAGTggaataatataaatattaaacacgATACTTCCTCTTTCTCATTCATTTGAACAAAGTTTTGATACAGAGATGTAAACAAAACACGTCTTGGATTCGCATCGCCAATGGATATAGAACAGTGACGTTAAGATCTTACAATAGTTGGTCTATCGTTACATGACAACGTGCAAATTTAATGAGACAGAAATGCTGTAAACAAATAAGATGACAATATAAACTTACGGTGTCCATGTCGATCATCCGTCATGCCAcgaaggaaaagaaagaaaaaattactGAATTCAATTATTTGTCGTGTCAGCCTCGCGCAATATCAAGCGTCTGTGCCACTATGGCAAAACAGCGTTCATTGCAAATGAAGAGCCAGGacttttactttttgtttggtGGGCAGGTCCAAGAAAAGACGCACATTCAGCTACAGGCACACAGGGGTGAGCGAGTTTAACAAAAATAACCatctacatttaataaaacgtacacgactttttttaaaatacgTGCTTGCAACTGTATCCAgttattatttcaaaatgtttatttttacaattaatatttagtaagcattattttttaattattaaactgTTAGGTCGGTCTGTGAGCACACAACATAAATgactatttttcatttttctcaaaacaattaGACATCACACGTGCCAAGAGGAAGTCAATGGGCATCGTTTCTTCTGGAACAATAGACATCGCTAGAGTGCGTCATGGAGGGCACATCGCGATTGAACAAAGcctaaataaaacaagaaataaaatcaagCACGTTGGTGGAGGGTGTATTTTTCTAAACACTTGTGTTCTTATAAGCATATTGGCAGGCATTACAAGCATTACGAAATCTGTTTCCTGCAACAACATGATAAACAGCAGAGAGACGCTTATTCTGATGTATAAACAGATTGACACAATACTCCTCCCATCAACCTCAGGGTGTGCTTAGAGGTCAAATCTACCCATGGTAGGTTAACTCTGTGGTTTCTGTTCCTTAGACGAATGATCTGTGCTAAGAGTAAACGAAAAGGAGCATTACTTCAAACTGattgaatgcatttatttttgttaatctttAACTTTGACCTTCACGGTGGTGGTGGTGTGGGCATCACATCGAAAAAGGTGAAGCTTGTACTTCCTCTCTCACATTTAGCCCCGGGTCAAAGTTCAAGCTTGATGTATACAGTTTTACAGCTACAAgttacatacatacacaaatatgTTGTTCTTTTATATAAACTTCCCACCTTGACCCCCCCTTATTCATGAGCTTCATGCTGCATCACACAGAACAAGGACTTCACACTTTTGTTCCTGTTGATTGTCAAGGGGCAAACGGAGCATCAGGAAACCACAACTGGCGCCACATCTAAGACCAGCAATGCATAAAGAAGAGCTGAACCGAGAGAGAAACTCTGAACTGGGTTGAGTTCTTGTCTTGGGGAGCAGGAAATAGTACCGCATAACATTAACATGGtcattgttgtgtgtgtttgcttgtgcaTCCTTTGCTCTTACTGTCTACGAAGTTCACCTTGGCATTGCTTCAAATATTTCTCAACACCCCAACCCGCTCAAAAAGAGAATCTGAGCTAGGTTTTTTTGGGACATGTTATTATTATAGCTGCACTTCTTTGCACATTAACTTTGGAAATTATTTACGTGACATTGTGGACACCCAGGGAAATTACTTCATGGCTCAAGAGATTTGCatcattaaagcatacatttattcaaatgaacaATTTACTTCAAATTGTTCTTTTTTGGATAGCATagataatctttaaaaaaattaataatacaaagCATCTGAGTTCCTATTAAAATCTTTTCTTGTTGTTGATTCAAGTTTATGGCTTAAAACTTATAAGATCACAGCAAAAGTCACAGTGTATTGGTGGAAGTCCATGTTTATCTTTTTCCCGTTTAGTAAAACTctatattttcaattatttgtgTGCTGTTTAATTGTGCACATCGTGTGATTACGATACAGCTATACATGTTTTCTGTCCGTTTCCCAAAGTGATGTATTCACATCCATGTTTTTCACCACAATTACACAATCTCTGGCTAGCTGCTGAGCGAGGGGTCAGCAGGGATGCTCCAATCATAGCCTGCCTGCATCCTGCAATGGCGTTCAACTGCGGACCACAGGAAAAGCCCTCTGGATCGGTGCTGAGAAAAAGCCTTTATTTCATGCCACTGGTTCAGCATCCCGGACCACACTGAGCAATCTGCCGCAGCCTTGCTGACACCATCCAGTGTCGTCAATCCCAGCAGAGGAACGGAGGGTCATCCTTTACCCGTTTTAGCTGGGAGCATCCTGATAGGGTTTACCTTACTGTGGGCATCTTGTGTGGAGTGGATGAACCACGGACGTGTGGTGGAATATGACCCTCGGTCGGTATGATGCTCAATTTGTGGGGTGAGGAAGGATTTGTCTTTCCCGAggttttgtgtttacagtgttgtCACACTACATGTGCTTTCTATCATCTGCTTTGTCTGTTTGGCACGGATGTTTGCTGTtttacatcacttcctgtttataATTGACTTATGCCTTGTCAAATATTGATTATAGCTTATTATGATGTCATATAtctgatatacagtattatatgaAAGTGCATCAAATCATTGTCCTAATAAGTGCgagttattaaaacaaaacaagaaatgtgataaataattaattgtaaTTCTTAGCATATTTATGCTAATTTATGTACGTAAACGTTAAAATATTACTATACTGGTTACAATTTTAGTATGACTGTTATtatgtgggtagttgacaaatacattgtaaatgtgtcttatggtgtgacagcaaaatttgagaaaaaacaacatctacaaattaaaagaaaatgttcttatcctactttatattataaatattcataatataaatattgtattattaaaagtttgttttctaaaatgtcAATATGTCACACCGTAGGACCATATTATAtctgtcaactacccatgtACTGTACAAGAAAGACATGGCTTCTTAATGTTTGTTataatacattcaaataaacaacacagatCTCAGAAAAGCTTCCGCAAGAAGTAACTGACATGGACCAATACCTGagacattttacaaatgtttacaagACAACAAATGTCATCGATCATGGCCAAATATACAGTATCAACCTCCAGTACCGAACATTAAATCCGAGTAAAACAGCTTTACAGCTCACAGAGCATTTGCTTACGAGAACTTAATAACTACAGCTAAAAGTGtaaacaaatcttttttggCATTCATCTAtgtcattattgttttttaaatgaactcaACATCCAGGATGTCAGAGTACCCTGCTTCTGGGAGAACACATGGAGAGGTCACACTAATATCACGAAACTGGTGACATTTGAAACTACAATTGTACTACGAGGAAATATTCTAAAAGATCTAAGCCTTGTCAAACCAGAAAAACGCATCCTCTTACCTTGTTTGGCGGCGAACCAATGGTAAATCCCTAAAAGTCTCACAGCAGGGACATCCCAATGTCCCAGAGGTTTTGTATGTGTTATATTATTTGTGTGGTAGTTTGTCACGTAATGGCGTACTGTAAGCGTCAAGTCAAGGAGTAACTACCTTTCCGTATGCTTTCGGTCAACTGAACGCATTTCTGAACCCTGGGGATAGCTGTGGTCACTTCCTGCGCTGTTTTGGAGCGCAGAAGACGATGCTTTTTCCTCAGGAAGCAGGCCATCCCCTTTCCTTTCCACCAGCTCTGAGCTCCCCCCCACCTCTCGGACCCTTGGGATAATGGGCACTGTAATAATTACTCAGGGAGGCGAGGATCAGAATATAGtctgctgtttttttaactgtaaGCCTGCTGTCAATTTTTTGTCTACTGGTTTAGAGATGGCACACATTTCATCCATGTGTTTAATGTGACTGTGTGATGTGAGGGAAGTTGATCTGAATGGGGATAGAATGTGGAGGAGTGTAGCACACTTTTGTCCAAGTGTTTGTTAAGGCTAATCTCCATCACAAGCCTAGCACATCTGAGGATGTTTTCTTGCTGTAACAGAAACACAGGGTTGAAATGAGCAGGTCAGACTTGCTGGTTTTCTGTGCCCGGGTCAACGAGTGCACCTGCATTGTCTTTGCATGGGGtagattgtttgtttttttaacagcgAGACACAGTAGACCCATGGATCTATAGACACAACGCTTTGATCACCACTGTGGTAATGGGtgctatttatattatttacaaaaatggcTTTACTTCTTCAAACAGCACATGATTTACACAGCTCTATctgaaaaacaatgtttcacttttaatgttttattttgttactttttccTCATGTTAGAGCCACTGTAATGACTTTTTGTCTCTGACACAGCTTGTGTTTCATGTTTACAAATACTTACATTCTACCATCCTGCAATGCCTATCAATAGGTTTTTACAGcgtatcaacatttttcaatttgCACAATTACGACTTTGGATATTTAAcatattgtgtaattttttggaggatctatttacagaaattaaatataatatacataactatgtcttcagaggtgttgtATAaggaccttacataatgatgggttttgttttgtaaactaacggtactgttaagggtgttgacaaaatgtttatatgctctcctactttggatttaaagcgtctgccaaatgaataaatgtaaatgtcatgtttttattgccttagaatgagctattgcTGTCTACATACAAGGTgagtccccttacatggaattcaccaagTTGTTTCTGCAGTAGTCCTTAAAGGAAAAACTGCTCTAAAGAGCGTGTATCATAAACACGtcatctccttcggcaaagaagcgaaagcGTGACACCAGGGGGGTTGGAGTGAGCTTTTGGAGTGAGCAATTGGTTCATCACTAGATGCCACTTattttcatacactggacctttaaaacccTGACTGTTAAAATCTTTTagtgatcattttatttatctatttttacaaaaaattgccaatttaatatatatttttaaaatacagtacatttatcaGTAATTtactagttgcacaagatggcgccggtgAACTTTTAGGACGCCAGAGTCGGCAGACTAATTTCCGATCGTATAAAACAGAGTGGAAAATTAAAGGGGGATTTTGGGCCGgtatatgtgtttttattataaaaaagaaagtaatataTCAGCGATATGACAGATCCTCTTAACGTTGCTTGATTAATTAACCAAAAACAACTCTTTACGACCAGAAATGAGTCTGCCGACCCTTGTGTCGCAAAAGCTCACCcgcgccatcttgtgcaactagcccaTAGCCTATTATTTATGAATGGTGGGCTAGTTGATTGACTGTTGATGGATTACAAAAACAATCtgagaatatttaaaaaatgtcacaattttcAAATGCAGTTGTATGAACAACGCAAAATATTTTGTAGGAAATATATTTGCATGAACAATACAATATTATAATCTGATCGTTTCTCTTAAAATGGTTTGTCAGCCAAGTAAAGCACGTGCATTTTACACAACAACGAACTTGTGTAACAAAATGAGAGCTCAAAATGGATCCTGGGGATGCAGATATTTGCTGCCCTCTGGTGCCTCTTTCACATAGTCACCCAagacaaaccaaacatcaaactgAATTAGATCAAATTGACGACATAAGTTATCTGGCATTGCAGCAATTATGTTGATTGGTAATGTTAAGGTTGTTACAGATATGACATCACAGTACAGTGTTGAGTATGTATTTTGTCATAATTCATTCTTAAATAAAAGGAACAAATGAATCTTTATGCAATTTACAGACTTCAATACACATAATGATCAAGTACAGACactttttatttggaaaaaatgcTTCAAATTCATGTCTGGGGTGGAACCTTCTCTTAACTGagaattttgttaaaaatccgTGTCATATACACTGTTTGTTCAgctgtataaaaatgtaatccaGCATTTATAAAATTGTGCACTGACTAAATGTAGTACATTTTAGTTAATAAGGGTTCTTAATCTATACTTGGAATGTCTTCAAATTCAGAATTGTAAGCAACTAAAAATACAGTGAGTGAAATTTCTGGCAGTCTGCAAATGTAcacacaataatacaataaacaaaataaaaataaagacctGAAAGTGAAATGCTTGGCAATTCCTATAAATTTTCTTCAAACACAGATTTCAGTCATTTAACTGTTGGTCACATAAGCTTGAAGCAGTTAACAGTATAGCAGCAAAAACTATAGAAAATACCTCATGGTTTTGTTATAAAAAGTCTTCAACAAAGTCCTTCATTGCTAATAACATAACTATAACAGCATAAACTGTCAGTTTAAAAGGAATATTAGAAATTCATCCTTGATATTCaattttctttctaaaaaaTAAGTTAAGTCTACAAACCCTTACCACATTTATAAATACCACAACAAGGAACCACCATAactgaaaatattaaaaccattgTGCCAAGAATCTTCCAGTCCAGTTGTGGTAAATCCATAAACTCAGTCAGTACAATCTTAAACAAAAGTCTTCCACAACAATAATTGTTCCTCCATGATAAAAATTCTCGACAAGCGTTTGATAATTGAAAGTAAAAGTCTAAAGTAATATCATCCACTGTGAAAATGCTTTGTCAGATAAAAATATACGTTATGCCCTTACAGAAAAGCCACTTGAATTTCACATGTGCACAGAAACATGGTCACGTGAAACATGTCTTTGTGTGTACATCATTGAAAATCTCTTGTCAAACTTGGGATCAtgtgtgaaaaatgtgtttttctgtaagtCTGTAGTattatatagttttattaaatatttatgaataaaacCAAACTGAGACACACCAGAGGAAGTCGTTTTTAAGGGCCAGTTAAGGTAGAAATAAGTTTGGTAGGCAAGGCAGTGTGGAAGAAGTGTATGGCTGTTAAAAACAAGGATAGGTACTGTAATCTGGTTTTTGCGTGAAGAACCACACAAACTGTCGTTGTTTTACTCAGAGCTAGCATCTTTGCTTTTAACATAAATAAGTTTTCAtaggttttttttatattctttacaaacaaaagacacacacatgtgcTGCTGTGTGTGATATTGAGCTTGTTTGATATAAGGGACCGAACATACGCTGGGtgtaggtgtttgtgtgtgtgtgttttgggagCATGCTCAGAGTCTCTCAGTGTCAGAAGATCCCTGGCGGTCAGGAAAGATGTGAAGCTGGGGATGTTCGATGCCATTGTTGTGGAGATCCTCTTGTTTCTGCAGACCATGAAGTTTATTTACCAATTCTTTGATGAAGACCTTATGagaaaatataccagaaaagaaatgttaaaacgaAATACAAACACAGGTGAACAAAAAAActagtttttgtttaaaatgatcagTGTTCAAATATGATTTGGTTTTAtggaaaattatttaaaaataataatacaactaatactgtaattttgaaaacattgtaaaaaaattgctgCCTTGAGTACAATTTAATTGGATCCAATATTTAAAACCAATTTGATTTTGATTAAGACAGCAAAGATATTTTTCAGTGTAGAGTTATATAACAACAATTAATTGAAGTAAATTATTTAGGTAATGAACAATTTTGCCAATTTCCTCTTTAAATCCAAAAAGGATACAGGAATGACCTCACTGATTTCATTAAACCAAAGTAGGCTAAATATGAAAATTTCTGTAACCTTAAAAGCTTGACTTGACGCTACCAAAAGGGGGCAGCAGAGGGAAATCAACGTGTATTATTTGCATAATAGGATGTGAAACACCAAAGGGAAATTTCCTGCACTGCCACCAAGTCAGTCTGTGTACAATGAACCCAAACTCTCTAGGGCAGTATTTACTCAAAGACTGGATGTgtgtaaaaaattacattatatagGTTGATTAAAACATGATGGGGGGAAAAGGCAGACTTACCTCTGTGTTATTTCTGCAGGTATGAAGAATGtcctaaagaaaaaaacaaaaaagtgatcaacttacaaaaaatattgtgtaatacaGGTTTTGTTTTAACGATGTATGTGAACTGAACCTTAAGTTTCAGCATTCTCTCCTCGTCACTCTGAAGATCCAGTAGTTCATCAATGTTCACCTCCTCTGGCATGTCTTCCTCCTGTCAGTAAAGACACAGATTCACCATTACACGTAAACATCTCAAAGCAGTCACcagtgtattttttaaatataaaacatctgGATGTTTTGtgtatagaaaatataaataagtaaacgCAGAACCACATAGACAACCCTTGGAGCAAGAATTATATTTAGTTATCAGAAGTTGTATTTCGagaaactaaaatattttagcGATCACAGTTTAATCTTATACTCTATTCTGCAGCAGACCATATCtatatttattcaatttcaAGTTTACATCTTTTGTGTAAGAATGTTCTGTACTTTactgaacatttacatttgactaAATTCATGAATCATTATTAGCACATTCTTTGGTTGCTTGATTCTTTGATGATCTCTTCACAGCCACCTATGGAGCATTTTACTGAATATGTATTTAGTCGATCTTTGTTGTGTCGGCTGATGTGGACACAAATTAACTATGGATAATATGGAAAAGACAGCATTTCTAATTAATTGCGACATTGCGTCTGGTATAAACAATAATCGACTAATAcagtttaaacagaatattATAAATTCATCCATGATGTTCAATCTTCTttctaaaaaacaatttaagtcTACAAACTCTAACCACATATATAAATACCACAACAATAAATCACCATAACTGAAAAAATTGAAAGCATTGTGCAAAAATCTTCCAGTCCAGTTGTGGTAAATCCATAAACTCAGTCAGTACAAACATAACATTAATTGTTCCTTCATAATAAAAATTCTCGACAAGCGTTTGATAATTGAAAGTAAAAGTCTTAAGTAATATCTGTGAAAATGCTTTGTCAGATAAAATATGGATgtggaatatatatatatatatataatatggaaaaaacagcatttctaATTATTTGCGACATTGCGTCTGGTATAAACACTAATCGACTAATAcagtttaaacagaatattATAAATTCATCCATGATGTTCAATCTTCTttctaaaaaacaatttaagtcTACAAACTCTAACCACATATATAAATACCACAACAATAAATCACCATAACTGAAAAAATTGAAAGCATTGTGCAAAAATCTTCCAGTCCAGTTGTGGTAAATCCATAAACTCAGTCAGTACAAACATAACATTAATTGTTCCTTCATAATAAAAATTCTCGACAAGCGTTTGATAATTGAAAGTAAAAGTCTTAAGTAATATCTGTGAAAATGCTTTGTCAGATAAAATATGGATgtggaatatatatatatatatataatatggaaaaaacagcatttctaATTATTTGCGACATTGCGTCTGGTATAAACACTAATCGACAAATAACAGACTTCTAGAAAAGCCTGTCTagtgaacaacacaaacacatacaaatttaGTGACTAGATTAGTGACTTTAGATTAGTGATTTCCTGCTCCACTCAGCATTTGTTAATCTAGGCCAGACAGCCGTATATAGTGGTGGGAGTAAACTAGTACTTCCCCTCCCTACTCAAATAAACATAATGATAAGCCAAACAGTACATTTGTTTTGATACTCATGCCATAATTCTCGCAAACTATAGTTTATTAATGATGTGCTGACTAGTTTGCTGAAAAAATGTGACTGACTGACATCTTTACAACTTCACTGGAAAGAACACGTGTGATGTCAACCTCTGCGTTTGGAGAGTAATCAagttctttcttttcatttcattgtggCTTGGGTTATCTCCAATTGAAAACAGGTCAAATGAGATTTTTTCAAACCCGCTAGTAAATCATTTACAGAGGCTAGCTTCCAACCTTCCACCCACCTCAATGTGAAAGTAGAAGTGACCTCATATTTCCAAATGTGCCATAAATCATTTATCCCTAATAAAACCCTATTGCACAATGGAGAAACTACAACACATCCAAACAGTTTCAGTGCACATAGGCCAAGACCACAGAACAATATCTCAACAATCAACTTTGTAATGGCAATTCTGTTGCCAACAGCTCTGTATGTGTATCATCCACATGTGGAACAGGTATAGAGCTTGGCATGCAGGACCGTCGTGTTTCCTGATAAGGTTACCGAGAGGGAACACGATTGGCGTGGGAGAACTTTTAAAACCCTGAAACTAACACTGTCAGTGAAAGGTCACTCCGAGTAAGATCCAAGCAGAAAGCCCTACTGGGGCATCAGTGACCTTTCTTTTAACTCCAAATGCCACTCAAAAGCCTTGAAACAAACATGCCCACTCACATACTAAATATAAACAGCAACCTTTCAGcaattttaaatgattgattttaGATTTGTGGCTGACGTCATAAGAAGTGACTgttcacattgtttttattcaccAAAGTCTGTGACACATTTAGCTTGGTTCTGTGGTAATTCCCTAACAACTCTGCATCTGATAAAACATGAGTTCTCTACTGTAAGCAGTAGTGTTGAGTGAATCAGTCCAACTGGTTCAGCATCAGTCGATCCCCCAGGGCTCTGATTCAGTCCATGTTAATTCCAGGCCACTAGACGCTGAGATTTTTCTACCTGCTGTTATTGACGCGGGGTCTTTTCTTTTGTTGCTATGCCTAATAGCTATCTAAGCTGT
Protein-coding regions in this window:
- the ppp1r14ab gene encoding protein phosphatase 1, regulatory (inhibitor) subunit 14Ab; this translates as MAANRVGRRYNNKIHSPNRGASREAGLSVQKRQARVTVKYNRKELQRRLDVEKWIDCGLDELYLGREEDMPEEVNIDELLDLQSDEERMLKLKDILHTCRNNTEVFIKELVNKLHGLQKQEDLHNNGIEHPQLHIFPDRQGSSDTERL